A section of the Amycolatopsis sp. AA4 genome encodes:
- a CDS encoding hydantoinase B/oxoprolinase family protein, whose protein sequence is MIRDAVTFEVFRNAVTGIADEMAITILRTAHSQLVASSMDFSAALCDARGRVIAQANTLPVHLGSIPDAMEAIFAEFGDSVRPGDLYLLNDPSLGGMHLPDIFAVSPVFAGETLLGFAVTVVNHTDVGGWAAGSMAVQSTNIFAEGIQIPPVRLIDAGATNETFLRVLLRNVREPELLRGDLESQLAACHTGAEGLRALAERHGVERLAELIDELLDYSETLLRAALAEAVPGTYEFTDHIDDDGLGSGPIPIRVKATLSDAGIELDFTGSSPQVGSALNATESFTRSAAYAALQGVLASDIPANSGFYRPFSFVIPEASILNGQRPAARGARGLVGFRIIDAVLGALAPVFPDRVPAAGEGGPDGIAIGLVGPDGESMVLWDPLAGAWGARPDRDGVDGISSLGANLTNTPVEELERSGHLRIDGYGYLPDSGGAGRWRGGLATFRDMTLLAPEASVQIRSDRRKFLPYGLDGGAPGTPSLNVLDQGGPGERVLESKPHFTMTAGSRHRHVTAGGGGHGHPFGREPERVLEDVLDGKVTREGAARDYGVVIDDGGIDLAATAAVRGGTR, encoded by the coding sequence ATGATCCGCGACGCCGTGACGTTCGAGGTCTTCCGCAACGCCGTCACCGGGATCGCCGACGAAATGGCGATCACCATCCTGCGCACCGCGCATTCGCAGCTCGTCGCGTCCAGCATGGACTTCTCCGCCGCGTTGTGCGACGCCCGCGGCCGGGTGATCGCGCAGGCCAACACGCTGCCGGTACATCTCGGGTCCATTCCGGACGCGATGGAGGCGATCTTCGCCGAGTTCGGCGATTCGGTGCGGCCTGGCGACCTCTACCTGCTCAACGACCCGTCGCTCGGCGGCATGCACCTGCCGGACATCTTCGCGGTTTCCCCAGTGTTCGCCGGGGAAACGCTGCTCGGCTTCGCGGTCACCGTCGTCAACCACACCGACGTCGGCGGCTGGGCGGCCGGGTCGATGGCAGTCCAGTCCACTAATATCTTCGCCGAGGGAATTCAGATCCCACCGGTGCGGCTGATCGACGCGGGCGCCACGAACGAAACCTTCCTGCGCGTGCTGCTGCGCAACGTCCGCGAACCGGAACTCCTGCGCGGCGACCTGGAATCCCAGCTGGCCGCCTGCCATACCGGTGCCGAAGGCCTGCGCGCCCTCGCCGAGCGGCACGGCGTCGAACGGCTGGCCGAGCTGATCGACGAACTGCTCGACTACTCCGAAACCCTCCTGCGCGCCGCGCTCGCCGAAGCCGTGCCCGGCACGTACGAGTTCACCGACCACATCGACGACGACGGACTCGGCTCCGGACCGATCCCGATCCGCGTCAAGGCGACGCTGTCGGACGCCGGGATCGAACTCGACTTCACCGGTTCCTCGCCGCAGGTCGGCTCCGCGCTCAACGCGACCGAATCGTTCACCCGCTCCGCCGCCTACGCCGCGCTGCAAGGCGTCCTCGCCTCCGACATCCCGGCGAACAGCGGGTTCTACCGGCCGTTCAGCTTCGTCATCCCGGAAGCGTCCATCCTCAATGGACAGCGCCCGGCCGCGCGCGGGGCCCGCGGGCTGGTCGGTTTCCGGATCATCGACGCGGTGCTCGGCGCGCTCGCGCCGGTGTTCCCGGACCGGGTGCCCGCCGCGGGCGAGGGCGGTCCGGACGGCATCGCGATCGGGCTCGTCGGACCGGACGGCGAATCCATGGTGCTGTGGGATCCGCTCGCCGGCGCGTGGGGCGCCCGGCCCGACCGCGACGGCGTCGACGGGATCAGCTCGCTGGGCGCGAACCTGACCAACACGCCGGTCGAGGAACTCGAACGCTCCGGCCACCTCCGCATCGACGGCTACGGCTACCTGCCCGACAGCGGCGGCGCGGGACGCTGGCGCGGCGGGCTCGCGACGTTCCGCGACATGACCCTGCTGGCCCCCGAAGCCAGCGTGCAGATCCGGTCCGACCGGCGGAAGTTCCTGCCGTACGGGCTGGACGGCGGCGCGCCGGGAACGCCGTCGCTCAACGTCCTCGACCAAGGGGGTCCGGGCGAACGCGTGCTGGAGTCCAAACCGCACTTCACCATGACCGCCGGGTCCCGGCACCGGCACGTGACCGCGGGCGGGGGCGGGCACGGACACCCGTTCGGCCGCGAACCGGAACGGGTGCTCGAAGACGTCCTGGACGGCAAGGTCACCCGCGAAGGGGCCGCCCGGGACTACGGCGTCGTCATCGACGACGGGGGGATCGACCTGGCCGCCACCGCTGCTGTACGCGGCGGGACGCGCTGA
- a CDS encoding MFS transporter, with protein MSSHVAAGRSTVAPRTWRKAGLRIIPLVGLAYVASYIDRANVGYLAAPMSRDLHLSTGQIGLAAGLFFIGYILVEVPSNLALRRFGARKWIARIMITWGLVTAATAAVNSAATLYLARLLLGFAEAGLAAGILLYLTLWFPRRQRSWALSAFFLMTPVSSIIGSPLAAALLEWGQQLFGIAGWRSLFLVEGLLTVVVSILVFVFLPDRPATARWLDDDEKAAIEATLAAEAEEHRAYGALSGLREALTSRRVWVMAVTWFAIAFGLYPLQFFLPTMLRSITHSIGGAGDVSSVLLSAIPYAVALLALLVWARFAARRTAVTATAIPMALGIVGLLLATFTSSGPLFVIAVCLSVSGILTAMPQFWRIPAIGLTGAAAASGIALINSVSNLSGFIGPYFTGAVASATGSFTYALLAIAIIMSAGLTALLTTGRRMERLDGNLS; from the coding sequence ATGAGTTCCCATGTCGCCGCCGGCCGGAGCACTGTCGCACCGCGCACCTGGCGGAAAGCGGGCCTCCGGATCATCCCGCTGGTCGGGCTCGCCTACGTGGCCAGCTACATCGACCGCGCGAACGTCGGCTACCTCGCCGCCCCGATGTCGCGCGACCTGCACCTGAGCACCGGCCAGATCGGGCTCGCCGCCGGGCTGTTCTTCATCGGCTACATCCTCGTCGAGGTGCCGAGCAACCTGGCGCTGCGGCGGTTCGGCGCGCGGAAGTGGATCGCGCGCATCATGATCACCTGGGGCCTGGTCACCGCGGCCACCGCGGCGGTGAACTCGGCCGCGACGCTGTATCTGGCCCGGCTGCTGCTCGGGTTCGCCGAGGCCGGGCTCGCCGCCGGGATCCTGCTCTACCTGACGCTGTGGTTTCCGCGCCGCCAGCGGTCCTGGGCGTTGTCGGCGTTCTTCCTGATGACGCCGGTGTCCTCGATCATCGGCTCGCCGCTGGCCGCCGCGCTGCTCGAATGGGGCCAGCAGCTGTTCGGCATCGCGGGCTGGCGGTCGCTGTTCCTCGTCGAGGGCCTCCTGACGGTGGTGGTCAGCATCCTGGTCTTCGTCTTCCTGCCCGACCGCCCGGCCACCGCCCGCTGGCTCGACGACGACGAGAAGGCCGCGATCGAGGCGACGCTGGCCGCGGAAGCCGAGGAACACCGGGCCTACGGCGCGCTTTCCGGCCTGCGCGAGGCGCTGACCAGCCGCCGCGTCTGGGTCATGGCCGTGACCTGGTTCGCCATCGCGTTCGGGCTCTACCCGCTCCAGTTCTTCCTGCCGACCATGCTGCGGTCCATCACGCACAGCATCGGCGGCGCCGGAGATGTCAGCAGCGTCCTGTTGTCCGCGATCCCGTACGCGGTGGCATTGCTCGCGCTGCTGGTGTGGGCCCGATTCGCGGCCCGTCGTACGGCAGTCACCGCCACTGCCATCCCCATGGCGCTCGGTATTGTCGGCCTGCTGCTGGCGACGTTCACCAGCAGCGGTCCGCTGTTCGTGATCGCGGTCTGTCTGAGCGTCTCCGGAATCCTCACCGCGATGCCGCAGTTCTGGCGGATCCCGGCGATCGGGCTGACCGGCGCGGCCGCCGCGTCCGGGATCGCGCTGATCAACTCGGTCAGCAACCTCAGCGGGTTCATCGGCCCGTACTTCACCGGCGCGGTCGCGTCGGCGACCGGGAGTTTCACCTATGCGCTGCTGGCGATCGCGATCATCATGTCGGCAGGACTGACCGCCCTGCTCACCACGGGGCGGCGGATGGAACGACTGGACGGGAACCTTTCATGA
- a CDS encoding cysteine hydrolase family protein produces MTTALIVGDIQRGITDGYPFARGVVPPLSGLLPRARKAGVLVVFVHFAMRDNGTDLPHGALYRSFFDAGDAFHEGSPGTELALPVAPEDVVVLKRRASAFAGTDLDLVLRARGVRDLAVAGVATSAMVTATCYDAADRGYGVTVLRDGCADGDPDVNDFLLDKVFPSRGFEVVSCAEWRGDTA; encoded by the coding sequence ATGACCACTGCACTGATCGTCGGCGACATCCAGCGGGGCATCACGGACGGCTACCCGTTCGCCCGCGGGGTCGTGCCTCCGCTCTCCGGCCTGCTGCCGCGGGCCCGGAAGGCCGGCGTGCTCGTCGTCTTCGTGCACTTCGCCATGCGGGACAACGGAACCGACCTTCCCCACGGCGCGCTGTACCGCTCGTTCTTCGACGCCGGGGACGCGTTCCACGAGGGCTCGCCGGGCACCGAACTGGCACTGCCGGTCGCCCCGGAAGACGTCGTCGTCCTCAAGCGCCGCGCCAGCGCGTTCGCGGGCACGGACCTCGACCTCGTGCTCCGCGCCCGGGGCGTCCGCGACCTCGCGGTCGCCGGAGTGGCGACCAGCGCGATGGTCACCGCCACCTGCTACGACGCGGCGGACCGCGGCTACGGGGTGACGGTGCTGCGCGACGGATGCGCCGACGGCGACCCGGACGTCAACGACTTCTTGCTGGACAAGGTCTTCCCCAGCCGGGGATTCGAGGTCGTGTCCTGCGCCGAATGGAGAGGAGACACCGCGTGA